In Portunus trituberculatus isolate SZX2019 chromosome 46, ASM1759143v1, whole genome shotgun sequence, a single window of DNA contains:
- the LOC123519945 gene encoding adenylate cyclase type 2-like isoform X2: protein MRTQEQRRATVANVTFDIPRITCRECEGPDVEVKAEEQGVHSNGRSSIGSMSFDASPRNSDDSQDRRFEAMARNSLSSLQQRRQSTASAFIREALEASTDDRNWSWSYLRERFRVKDLEDLFDQYQLRIHHAMLINYLLIQLCVSITFIITLFAGKRMEKLVPELTAHVAGLVVCVSLLVYVYNEHTFRQYPRLHIIMSGLVIITLFATDVAITLFFKNNRFPDSEHYNIKSGNMVYLLLVVYVFLPISHKWQTVVLGGFLTAGDLALTYYAISTGHLDTEHEHIVTKMCVDTAILLCINLLGIYWRFMSEVAFRRAFLDKRGSLESKFKVEAEKKQEEKLLLSILPKNIMQQVKADFRKMIEGPIFNSNPVTKNNPFPNLYINHHEMVSILYADIVNFTVLTTRLSPDQLVVMLNDLFGKFDDAAEVNHCLRIKLLGDCYYCVSGVPEFNEDHANNCVKVGLEMIDIIREVREMRKVNVDMRIGIHSGSVLSGLIGVRKWQFDVWSNAATIANHMEQTGSAGRIHVTHKTQELINDLDYEFEMSNARERDPLLQEEDIETFFLIPNQRRQKTRRVHHMSTANIKTPMSVANDSPKLDNFYEGNVPKRVAKVQLPHGVSRPSILNRRRSTVSETPLSSKRRTVVTDTALTNFQKIMVNSRETMEKEIETMPLRKTDQWFHPEGINPFFLNFTNREWELPLLRQSDPLYKYYIACALVVFVSIFVTQQSLMPGNSLGWQAGVGCLALLSVVMVLVWVATVHQHIVDPHNDLEEDAKNRFTITKFFYWSSTNIISSFSVRVVLYLTVCAALYTCAVINVVECEDILDVAINTLSDTSTSTIIPLTLNESNGLLNLENVPPPLCCDPWYFTYSTALTLLVAWTFFRMHFLLKFLVYLLAVSIYGYFIFDFAEVMYNHTQLTEVCPSLMVTSLGLSPGMGHLLFLIMIFLALHVLDRQMEYITRLDFQWKQQLEKEQKEAETTHSANILLLQNILPLHVAERYLNRQNATDELYHESFKNVSVIFASIPNYSKLYREYTRDNHGTECLRLLNEIISDFDMLTYQEPFQAIEKIKIVGSTYMAACGLQPDGDELNEEERSMEENVSTIVKFAVEMRRKLESFNTESLQELQLRVGINAGPVIAGVVGAHKPMYDIWGDTVNVASRMDYTGEMGKIHVTAHVGDILQGLGWSVECRGEIKVKGKGFMKTYYVDPDSAPKDPQPLVPPDTPSNNNNNHKHRKSSQDTTGERRRSSQLSLMSIKSFLLSQRGSLDITASKDADTHSTRSLPIYKPIKNENEIPQQWEMEGHGSAGTSPRSSFDSKDSGVVKGSYRPSYPSPVAEEAEWASAAPTSLQRDRNKSSDSTTQVSPGQDSLRRFNNNEVLKQLVNSKEKHYFSHMRNSNSFPDLSRMRITDPKDVRNSLTLGASRKGSKSSIGKKCPDVRYAQNRLLARSSPHTSITVDSDEVQSVWL from the exons GGAGTGCGAGGGGCCGGACGTGGAGGTGAAGGCTGAGGAGCAGGGCGTGCACTCCAATGGTCGCAGCAGTATTGGTTCTATGAGCTTTGACGCTTCGCCACGAAACTCAGACGACTCACAGGATCGCCGTTTTGAAGCCATGGCGCGCAACTCGCTCTCTTCCCTCCAGCAGCGTCGCCAATCCACCGCCTCTGCCTTCATCAGAGAAGCTCTCGAAGCCAGCACCGACGACCGGAACTGGTCGTGGAGCTACCTGAGG GAGAGGTTCCGTGTAAAGGATTTGGAGGATCTTTTCGACCAGTACCAGTTACGGATCCACCACGCCATGCTCATCAACTACCTCCTGATCCAGCTTTGTGTCTCCATCACTTTCATCATCACTCTTTTCGCCGGCAAG AGAATGGAGAAGCTGGTGCCCGAACTAACTGCTCACGTGGCCGGGCTGGTGGTGTGTGTCTCGCTGCTCGTCTACGTGTATAACGAGCACACCTTTCGTCAGTACCCTCGCCTCCATATCATCATGTCAGGCCTCGTTATCATCACACTCTTCGCCACAGACGTCGCCATTACTCTCTTCTTCAAGAACAACCGTTTCCCCGACAGCGAACACTATAACATTAAA TCTGGCAACATGGTGTACCTGCTGCTTGTGGTGTACGTGTTCCTACCAATCTCACACAAGTGGCAGACGGTGGTGCTGGGAGGCTTCCTCACCGCCGGGGACCTCGCCCTCACCTACTACGCCATCAGCACTGGCCACCTGGACACAGAGCACGAGCACATCGTCACCAAG ATGTGCGTGGACACTGCCATCCTCCTCTGCATCAACCTGCTGGGCATTTACTGGCGCTTCATGAGTGAAGTGGCTTTCAGACGAGCCTTCCTCGACAAGCGCGGCAGTCTGGAGTCTAAATTTAAG GTGGAGGccgagaagaagcaggaggagaagctgCTGCTGAGTATCCTTCCCAAGAACATAATGCAGCAAGTAAAGGCTGACTTCCGCAAAATGATTGAAGGGCCCATCTTCAACTCCAACCCAGTCACCAAGAACAATCCCTTCCC AAACTTGTACATTAATCATCACGAAATGGTGTCCATTTTATACGCTGACATCGTGAACTTCACGGTGCTCACCACGAGGCTGAGTCCAGACCAGCTGGTGGTGATGCTCAATGACCTCTTCGGCAAGTTTGACGACGCTGCTGAG GTAAACCACTGCCTCCGAATTAAACTCCTTGGGGACTGCTACTACTGCGTTTCTGGCGTGCCGGAGTTCAACGAGGACCACGCCAATAACTGCGTCAAGGTCGGCCTGGAGATGATCGACATTATACGTGAAGTGAG agagatgaggaaggtgAACGTGGACATGCGCATCGGGATCCACAGCGGTAGCGTGTTGTCGGGTTTGATCGGCGTGAGAAAATGGCAGTTCGATGTGTGGAGCAACGCCGCCACCATTGCCAACCACATGGAACAGACGGGCTCAGCAGG TCGGATTCACGTGACCCACAAAACCCAGGAGCTCATCAATGACTTGGACTACGAGTTCGAGATGAGCAACGCGAGGGAGAGGGACCCGCTGCTGCAAGAAGAGGATATCGaaactttcttccttattcccaaCCAGAGG CGACAAAAGACACGACGGGTCCACCACATGTCAACAGCGAACATCAAGACTCCCATGTCCGTCGCCAACGATTCCCCAAAGCTTGATAACTTTTATGAAGGCAACGTACCCAAGAGAGTGGCAAAGGTGCAACTCCCTCACGGCGTGTCCAGACCCTCCATCCTCAACAGA AGACGATCAACTGTCTCGGAAACTCCCCTGTCCTCTAAAAGACGAACAGTGGTGACAGACACCGCCCTCACCAACTTCCAAAAGATAATGGTGAACTCCAGGGAgacaatggaaaaagaaatagagaccATGCCCCTGCGCAAAACTGA CCAGTGGTTCCATCCAGAGGGCATCAATCCATTCTTCCTTAACTTCACCAATCGTGAGTGGGAGTTGCCGTTGCTGCGTCAATCCGACCCGCTCTACAAGTATTACATCGCCTGCGCCTTAGTGGTTTTCGTCTCCATCTTTGTCACGCAGCAGTCACTCATGCCCGG GAACTCTTTAGGGTGGCAGGCGGGCGTCGGGTGTCTGGCACTGCTGagcgtggtgatggtgctggtctGGGTCGCCACTGTACACCAGCACATAGTAGACCCTCACAATGACCTCGAGGAAGATGCCAAAAATCGCTTCACCATCACAAAATTCTTCTACTGGTCTTCCACGAACATCATCTCGTCCTTCAGCGTGCGGGTGGTGCTGTACCTGACGGTGTGCGCTGCCTTGTACACCTGCGCGGTCATCAATGTG GTTGAGTGTGAAGACATACTGGACGTGGCCATAAACACCTTGAGTGACACGAGCACCTCCACTATCATCCCCCTCACTCTCAATGAATCCAACGGACTCCTAAACCTCGAGAACGTGCCGCCCCCTCTCTGCTGCGATCCTTGG TATTTCACTTACAGCACCGCCCTCACTCTCCTCGTGGCCTGGACCTTCTTCAGGATGCACTTCCTTCTCAAGTTTTTGGTCTACCTCCTCGCAGTGTCAATATACGGATACTTCATCTTTGACTTTGCCGAA GTAATGTACAACCATACCCAGCTGACTGAAGTGTGTCCCTCGCTGATGGTGACAAGTCTCGGCCTCAGTCCTGGCATGGGCCACCTACTGTTCCTGATCATGATCTTCCTGGCTCTCCATGTGCTGGATCGTCAG ATGGAGTACATCACTCGGCTAGACTTTCAATGGAAGCAACAGCTggaaaaggaacagaaggaggcaGAGACTACACATTCTGCTAACATACTGCTTCTACAAAACATCCTGCCGTTACATGTTG CTGAGAGGTACCTGAACCGTCAGAACGCTACGGACGAACTCTACCATGAATCTTTCAAGAACGTGAGCGTCATCTTTGCCTCCATCCCCAACTACAGCAAGTTATACCGAGAGTACACGAGAGATAACCACGGCACCGAGTGTCTTAGACTCCTCAATGAGATCATCTCTGACTTTGACATG CTGACGTACCAGGAGCCATTTCAAGCCATAGAGAAGATCAAGATTGTGGGCAGCACGTACATGGCAGCGTGTGGACTTCAGCCTGATGGTGACGAGCtcaatgaggaggagaggagcatggAAGAGAATGTGTCCACCATTGTAAAGTTCGCGGTGGAGATGCGCCGGAAACTGGAGAGCTTCAACACCGAGTCCCTTCAAGAGTTACAGCTGAGAGTGG GCATCAACGCGGGGCCAGTGATCGCTGGTGTGGTGGGAGCACACAAGCCCATGTACGACATTTGGGGAGACACAGTCAACGTGGCCTCCAGGATGGACTACACGGGTGAAATGGGAAAAATACAC GTAACAGCCCATGTGGGTGACATCCTTCAAGGATTGGGCTGGAGTGTGGAATGTCGGGGGGAGATcaaggtgaagggaaaagggTTCATGAAAACTTATTATGTAGATCCCGATAGTGCTCCTAAAGACCCTCAGCCTCTGGTTCCTCCCGACACtcccagcaacaacaataacaaccataaGCACCGTAAATCCAGTCAAGACACGACGGgcgagaggagaagaagtagcCAGCTCAGCCTGATGTCCATTAAGAGCTTCCTCTTGTCCCAAAGAGGTAGCCTGGATATAACTGCAAGCAAAgatgcagacacacacagcaCTCGGTCTCTCCCGATTTACAAACCGATAAAGAACGAGAATGAAATACCTCAGCAGTGGGAAATGGAGGGACATGGGTCAGCAGGAACATCACCACGCAGCAGTTTTGACTCCAAAGATTCCGGAGTGGTGAAGGGCAGCTACCGTCCCTCCTACCCGTCCCCTGTGGCTGAAGAGGCAGAATGGGCATCAGCGGCTCCCACTTCGCTGCAAAGAGATCGCAACAAATCTTCTGACTCCACGACACAGGTATCACCCGGCCAAGATTCGCTTAGAAGATTTAATAATAACGAAGTTCTAAAACAGTTAGTtaacagtaaagaaaaacactatTTCTCCCATATGAGAAATAGTAATTCATTCCCCGATTTATCACGAATGCGAATCACAGATCCAAAGGATGTGAGAAACAGTTTGACTCTCGGAGCTTCACGGAAAGGTTCAAAATCTTCTATAGGCAAAAAATGCCCAGACGTGAGATACGCACAGAACCGTTTACTAGCACGGTCTTCTCCACACACCTCAATTACAGTGGATTCTGACGAAGTGCAAAGTGTATGGTTGTGA
- the LOC123519945 gene encoding adenylate cyclase type 2-like isoform X1: protein MTSATRQASVRRVSSLTLMETQLLEFLSRMRSRQRGSMDSTASSMQRPSLDGIPGVSLNGRYISYGECEGPDVEVKAEEQGVHSNGRSSIGSMSFDASPRNSDDSQDRRFEAMARNSLSSLQQRRQSTASAFIREALEASTDDRNWSWSYLRERFRVKDLEDLFDQYQLRIHHAMLINYLLIQLCVSITFIITLFAGKRMEKLVPELTAHVAGLVVCVSLLVYVYNEHTFRQYPRLHIIMSGLVIITLFATDVAITLFFKNNRFPDSEHYNIKSGNMVYLLLVVYVFLPISHKWQTVVLGGFLTAGDLALTYYAISTGHLDTEHEHIVTKMCVDTAILLCINLLGIYWRFMSEVAFRRAFLDKRGSLESKFKVEAEKKQEEKLLLSILPKNIMQQVKADFRKMIEGPIFNSNPVTKNNPFPNLYINHHEMVSILYADIVNFTVLTTRLSPDQLVVMLNDLFGKFDDAAEVNHCLRIKLLGDCYYCVSGVPEFNEDHANNCVKVGLEMIDIIREVREMRKVNVDMRIGIHSGSVLSGLIGVRKWQFDVWSNAATIANHMEQTGSAGRIHVTHKTQELINDLDYEFEMSNARERDPLLQEEDIETFFLIPNQRRQKTRRVHHMSTANIKTPMSVANDSPKLDNFYEGNVPKRVAKVQLPHGVSRPSILNRRRSTVSETPLSSKRRTVVTDTALTNFQKIMVNSRETMEKEIETMPLRKTDQWFHPEGINPFFLNFTNREWELPLLRQSDPLYKYYIACALVVFVSIFVTQQSLMPGNSLGWQAGVGCLALLSVVMVLVWVATVHQHIVDPHNDLEEDAKNRFTITKFFYWSSTNIISSFSVRVVLYLTVCAALYTCAVINVVECEDILDVAINTLSDTSTSTIIPLTLNESNGLLNLENVPPPLCCDPWYFTYSTALTLLVAWTFFRMHFLLKFLVYLLAVSIYGYFIFDFAEVMYNHTQLTEVCPSLMVTSLGLSPGMGHLLFLIMIFLALHVLDRQMEYITRLDFQWKQQLEKEQKEAETTHSANILLLQNILPLHVAERYLNRQNATDELYHESFKNVSVIFASIPNYSKLYREYTRDNHGTECLRLLNEIISDFDMLTYQEPFQAIEKIKIVGSTYMAACGLQPDGDELNEEERSMEENVSTIVKFAVEMRRKLESFNTESLQELQLRVGINAGPVIAGVVGAHKPMYDIWGDTVNVASRMDYTGEMGKIHVTAHVGDILQGLGWSVECRGEIKVKGKGFMKTYYVDPDSAPKDPQPLVPPDTPSNNNNNHKHRKSSQDTTGERRRSSQLSLMSIKSFLLSQRGSLDITASKDADTHSTRSLPIYKPIKNENEIPQQWEMEGHGSAGTSPRSSFDSKDSGVVKGSYRPSYPSPVAEEAEWASAAPTSLQRDRNKSSDSTTQVSPGQDSLRRFNNNEVLKQLVNSKEKHYFSHMRNSNSFPDLSRMRITDPKDVRNSLTLGASRKGSKSSIGKKCPDVRYAQNRLLARSSPHTSITVDSDEVQSVWL from the exons GGAGTGCGAGGGGCCGGACGTGGAGGTGAAGGCTGAGGAGCAGGGCGTGCACTCCAATGGTCGCAGCAGTATTGGTTCTATGAGCTTTGACGCTTCGCCACGAAACTCAGACGACTCACAGGATCGCCGTTTTGAAGCCATGGCGCGCAACTCGCTCTCTTCCCTCCAGCAGCGTCGCCAATCCACCGCCTCTGCCTTCATCAGAGAAGCTCTCGAAGCCAGCACCGACGACCGGAACTGGTCGTGGAGCTACCTGAGG GAGAGGTTCCGTGTAAAGGATTTGGAGGATCTTTTCGACCAGTACCAGTTACGGATCCACCACGCCATGCTCATCAACTACCTCCTGATCCAGCTTTGTGTCTCCATCACTTTCATCATCACTCTTTTCGCCGGCAAG AGAATGGAGAAGCTGGTGCCCGAACTAACTGCTCACGTGGCCGGGCTGGTGGTGTGTGTCTCGCTGCTCGTCTACGTGTATAACGAGCACACCTTTCGTCAGTACCCTCGCCTCCATATCATCATGTCAGGCCTCGTTATCATCACACTCTTCGCCACAGACGTCGCCATTACTCTCTTCTTCAAGAACAACCGTTTCCCCGACAGCGAACACTATAACATTAAA TCTGGCAACATGGTGTACCTGCTGCTTGTGGTGTACGTGTTCCTACCAATCTCACACAAGTGGCAGACGGTGGTGCTGGGAGGCTTCCTCACCGCCGGGGACCTCGCCCTCACCTACTACGCCATCAGCACTGGCCACCTGGACACAGAGCACGAGCACATCGTCACCAAG ATGTGCGTGGACACTGCCATCCTCCTCTGCATCAACCTGCTGGGCATTTACTGGCGCTTCATGAGTGAAGTGGCTTTCAGACGAGCCTTCCTCGACAAGCGCGGCAGTCTGGAGTCTAAATTTAAG GTGGAGGccgagaagaagcaggaggagaagctgCTGCTGAGTATCCTTCCCAAGAACATAATGCAGCAAGTAAAGGCTGACTTCCGCAAAATGATTGAAGGGCCCATCTTCAACTCCAACCCAGTCACCAAGAACAATCCCTTCCC AAACTTGTACATTAATCATCACGAAATGGTGTCCATTTTATACGCTGACATCGTGAACTTCACGGTGCTCACCACGAGGCTGAGTCCAGACCAGCTGGTGGTGATGCTCAATGACCTCTTCGGCAAGTTTGACGACGCTGCTGAG GTAAACCACTGCCTCCGAATTAAACTCCTTGGGGACTGCTACTACTGCGTTTCTGGCGTGCCGGAGTTCAACGAGGACCACGCCAATAACTGCGTCAAGGTCGGCCTGGAGATGATCGACATTATACGTGAAGTGAG agagatgaggaaggtgAACGTGGACATGCGCATCGGGATCCACAGCGGTAGCGTGTTGTCGGGTTTGATCGGCGTGAGAAAATGGCAGTTCGATGTGTGGAGCAACGCCGCCACCATTGCCAACCACATGGAACAGACGGGCTCAGCAGG TCGGATTCACGTGACCCACAAAACCCAGGAGCTCATCAATGACTTGGACTACGAGTTCGAGATGAGCAACGCGAGGGAGAGGGACCCGCTGCTGCAAGAAGAGGATATCGaaactttcttccttattcccaaCCAGAGG CGACAAAAGACACGACGGGTCCACCACATGTCAACAGCGAACATCAAGACTCCCATGTCCGTCGCCAACGATTCCCCAAAGCTTGATAACTTTTATGAAGGCAACGTACCCAAGAGAGTGGCAAAGGTGCAACTCCCTCACGGCGTGTCCAGACCCTCCATCCTCAACAGA AGACGATCAACTGTCTCGGAAACTCCCCTGTCCTCTAAAAGACGAACAGTGGTGACAGACACCGCCCTCACCAACTTCCAAAAGATAATGGTGAACTCCAGGGAgacaatggaaaaagaaatagagaccATGCCCCTGCGCAAAACTGA CCAGTGGTTCCATCCAGAGGGCATCAATCCATTCTTCCTTAACTTCACCAATCGTGAGTGGGAGTTGCCGTTGCTGCGTCAATCCGACCCGCTCTACAAGTATTACATCGCCTGCGCCTTAGTGGTTTTCGTCTCCATCTTTGTCACGCAGCAGTCACTCATGCCCGG GAACTCTTTAGGGTGGCAGGCGGGCGTCGGGTGTCTGGCACTGCTGagcgtggtgatggtgctggtctGGGTCGCCACTGTACACCAGCACATAGTAGACCCTCACAATGACCTCGAGGAAGATGCCAAAAATCGCTTCACCATCACAAAATTCTTCTACTGGTCTTCCACGAACATCATCTCGTCCTTCAGCGTGCGGGTGGTGCTGTACCTGACGGTGTGCGCTGCCTTGTACACCTGCGCGGTCATCAATGTG GTTGAGTGTGAAGACATACTGGACGTGGCCATAAACACCTTGAGTGACACGAGCACCTCCACTATCATCCCCCTCACTCTCAATGAATCCAACGGACTCCTAAACCTCGAGAACGTGCCGCCCCCTCTCTGCTGCGATCCTTGG TATTTCACTTACAGCACCGCCCTCACTCTCCTCGTGGCCTGGACCTTCTTCAGGATGCACTTCCTTCTCAAGTTTTTGGTCTACCTCCTCGCAGTGTCAATATACGGATACTTCATCTTTGACTTTGCCGAA GTAATGTACAACCATACCCAGCTGACTGAAGTGTGTCCCTCGCTGATGGTGACAAGTCTCGGCCTCAGTCCTGGCATGGGCCACCTACTGTTCCTGATCATGATCTTCCTGGCTCTCCATGTGCTGGATCGTCAG ATGGAGTACATCACTCGGCTAGACTTTCAATGGAAGCAACAGCTggaaaaggaacagaaggaggcaGAGACTACACATTCTGCTAACATACTGCTTCTACAAAACATCCTGCCGTTACATGTTG CTGAGAGGTACCTGAACCGTCAGAACGCTACGGACGAACTCTACCATGAATCTTTCAAGAACGTGAGCGTCATCTTTGCCTCCATCCCCAACTACAGCAAGTTATACCGAGAGTACACGAGAGATAACCACGGCACCGAGTGTCTTAGACTCCTCAATGAGATCATCTCTGACTTTGACATG CTGACGTACCAGGAGCCATTTCAAGCCATAGAGAAGATCAAGATTGTGGGCAGCACGTACATGGCAGCGTGTGGACTTCAGCCTGATGGTGACGAGCtcaatgaggaggagaggagcatggAAGAGAATGTGTCCACCATTGTAAAGTTCGCGGTGGAGATGCGCCGGAAACTGGAGAGCTTCAACACCGAGTCCCTTCAAGAGTTACAGCTGAGAGTGG GCATCAACGCGGGGCCAGTGATCGCTGGTGTGGTGGGAGCACACAAGCCCATGTACGACATTTGGGGAGACACAGTCAACGTGGCCTCCAGGATGGACTACACGGGTGAAATGGGAAAAATACAC GTAACAGCCCATGTGGGTGACATCCTTCAAGGATTGGGCTGGAGTGTGGAATGTCGGGGGGAGATcaaggtgaagggaaaagggTTCATGAAAACTTATTATGTAGATCCCGATAGTGCTCCTAAAGACCCTCAGCCTCTGGTTCCTCCCGACACtcccagcaacaacaataacaaccataaGCACCGTAAATCCAGTCAAGACACGACGGgcgagaggagaagaagtagcCAGCTCAGCCTGATGTCCATTAAGAGCTTCCTCTTGTCCCAAAGAGGTAGCCTGGATATAACTGCAAGCAAAgatgcagacacacacagcaCTCGGTCTCTCCCGATTTACAAACCGATAAAGAACGAGAATGAAATACCTCAGCAGTGGGAAATGGAGGGACATGGGTCAGCAGGAACATCACCACGCAGCAGTTTTGACTCCAAAGATTCCGGAGTGGTGAAGGGCAGCTACCGTCCCTCCTACCCGTCCCCTGTGGCTGAAGAGGCAGAATGGGCATCAGCGGCTCCCACTTCGCTGCAAAGAGATCGCAACAAATCTTCTGACTCCACGACACAGGTATCACCCGGCCAAGATTCGCTTAGAAGATTTAATAATAACGAAGTTCTAAAACAGTTAGTtaacagtaaagaaaaacactatTTCTCCCATATGAGAAATAGTAATTCATTCCCCGATTTATCACGAATGCGAATCACAGATCCAAAGGATGTGAGAAACAGTTTGACTCTCGGAGCTTCACGGAAAGGTTCAAAATCTTCTATAGGCAAAAAATGCCCAGACGTGAGATACGCACAGAACCGTTTACTAGCACGGTCTTCTCCACACACCTCAATTACAGTGGATTCTGACGAAGTGCAAAGTGTATGGTTGTGA